From a region of the Deinococcus metallilatus genome:
- a CDS encoding CehA/McbA family metallohydrolase, giving the protein MRIEFVFGPLHAGNLRNMVNLTVRDPLGFRGTGHRQGNRHIVELGPAHATPGYLAGPLQAGRWEVILHTHLLLSDVRGELRVDIDDHERPPFESGAPNLPAVRPPEPGSWMMGDLHCHTNHSDARWTPAELALAATERGLQFLAVTDHNTTSAREPLRALAPGLLQLPGIELTTYYGHAVILGLPDLHDWTRLTIHRGMRELASHVAHERGIAVIAHPLRAGDPICTGCTWTYFDWRPADTTHLEVWNGPWDGAHNTSALELWYSLLASGHRVIATAGTDAHGPAYHPQHGFTCTPATNDAATLLEQLRRGETYLSRQSNLTFAVHTPAGPAGLGSCAPAGRWTATVSWRDLLPGSTLHAVSDGRREVIPVEHTGSHTLHPTVHRWLNFEVRLSDGSLHALSNPVFAQQAPLA; this is encoded by the coding sequence ATGCGTATCGAATTTGTCTTCGGGCCGCTCCATGCCGGAAACCTCCGGAACATGGTCAACCTCACCGTGCGCGACCCGCTGGGGTTCCGGGGCACGGGGCACCGGCAGGGCAACCGGCACATCGTCGAACTTGGCCCCGCGCACGCCACCCCGGGGTACCTCGCAGGCCCCCTGCAAGCCGGTCGCTGGGAAGTGATCCTCCACACGCACCTCCTCCTGAGTGACGTCCGGGGTGAACTCCGCGTCGACATCGATGACCATGAGCGTCCGCCGTTCGAGTCTGGCGCTCCGAACCTGCCCGCCGTCCGGCCTCCCGAACCGGGCAGCTGGATGATGGGCGACTTGCACTGCCACACGAACCACTCCGACGCACGCTGGACCCCGGCTGAGCTTGCCCTCGCGGCCACCGAACGCGGCCTCCAGTTCCTCGCGGTGACGGACCACAACACGACGAGCGCCCGCGAGCCCCTCCGCGCGCTCGCGCCAGGGCTGCTGCAACTCCCAGGCATCGAACTCACGACCTATTACGGCCACGCCGTGATACTCGGCCTCCCCGATCTGCACGACTGGACGAGGCTGACCATCCACCGCGGCATGCGTGAGCTGGCCTCGCACGTTGCGCACGAACGCGGGATCGCCGTCATCGCCCACCCGCTGCGCGCCGGTGACCCCATCTGCACCGGATGCACGTGGACGTACTTCGACTGGCGGCCAGCCGATACGACGCACCTGGAAGTGTGGAACGGGCCGTGGGACGGCGCCCACAACACCTCCGCCCTCGAGCTGTGGTACTCGCTCCTCGCCTCCGGCCACCGCGTCATCGCCACCGCGGGCACCGACGCCCACGGACCCGCCTACCACCCGCAGCACGGCTTCACGTGCACCCCCGCCACGAACGACGCGGCCACACTTCTCGAACAGCTCCGGCGCGGCGAGACGTACCTGAGCCGCCAGAGCAACCTCACGTTCGCCGTGCACACGCCCGCCGGGCCCGCCGGACTGGGCAGCTGCGCCCCGGCGGGGCGGTGGACGGCCACGGTAAGCTGGCGGGACCTGCTGCCCGGCTCCACCCTGCACGCCGTGAGCGACGGACGACGCGAGGTCATCCCCGTGGAACACACCGGAAGCCACACACTCCACCCCACGGTCCACCGCTGGTTGAACTTCGAGGTGCGCCTGTCAGACGGGAGCCTGCACGCCCTCAGCAATCCCGTCTTCGCGCAGCAGGCGCCGCTTGCTTGA
- a CDS encoding Gfo/Idh/MocA family protein: MTLRIGLIGAGNRGIDVYGTHLLDQRERARIVAISDPRRERLLHGGQLHSVPAAQLYGDAAAFWAAAPNLRLDAVIIASPDDTHHAHTLHAVALNLPILLEKPIANNPAHIQDLQDRLRNYRPPVIIAHVLRYTPFFQVIKTLLDEKRIGQLIHINHTENIGYWHFAHSYVRGNWRRHDTASPMVLAKSSHDLDILRWFAGAPVRDLSAYGALHHFKASEAPAGSTAYCLDGCAVEAACPYSARKIYLERFGAERDWAAWPNNVVTLDSTPQGVRAALEDGPYGRCVYRCDNDVFDTYSINLQFENQVTATFTLTAFTEANTRTVHLVGTHGEIHGHMAKGEVVVADFRHRTQEVITLSDVTSDGHGGGDRALLLNFIDLLERYRRGELVTSLTAFHEALDSHSMAFRAHQAASRNARLGPVN; this comes from the coding sequence ATGACGTTACGAATTGGCTTGATCGGCGCGGGCAACCGCGGAATTGACGTGTATGGCACGCATCTGCTTGACCAGCGCGAACGCGCACGCATCGTCGCGATTTCCGATCCGCGCCGTGAACGCCTGCTGCACGGTGGGCAACTGCACAGCGTCCCGGCCGCGCAACTGTACGGGGACGCGGCGGCATTCTGGGCGGCGGCGCCGAACCTGCGGCTTGACGCGGTGATCATCGCGTCGCCGGATGACACGCACCACGCCCACACCCTGCACGCGGTCGCGCTGAACCTGCCGATCCTGCTGGAAAAACCCATCGCGAACAACCCCGCGCACATTCAGGACCTGCAAGACCGCCTGCGGAACTACCGCCCGCCCGTCATCATCGCGCACGTGCTGCGGTACACCCCGTTCTTTCAGGTCATCAAGACGCTGCTGGACGAGAAACGCATCGGGCAGCTGATCCACATCAACCATACCGAGAACATCGGCTACTGGCACTTCGCGCACAGCTACGTGCGTGGCAACTGGCGTCGCCACGACACCGCCAGCCCGATGGTGCTCGCCAAGTCCTCCCATGACCTCGACATTCTCCGCTGGTTCGCGGGCGCGCCCGTGCGCGACCTCAGCGCGTACGGCGCGCTCCACCACTTCAAGGCCAGCGAAGCGCCTGCGGGCAGCACCGCCTACTGCCTTGACGGCTGCGCTGTGGAAGCGGCCTGCCCGTACTCTGCACGGAAGATCTATCTCGAGCGGTTCGGAGCGGAGCGCGACTGGGCGGCCTGGCCGAACAACGTCGTCACACTCGACTCGACGCCGCAGGGCGTTCGAGCGGCCCTTGAGGACGGCCCGTACGGCCGTTGCGTCTACCGCTGCGACAACGACGTCTTCGACACGTACAGCATCAACCTGCAATTCGAAAACCAGGTCACCGCGACCTTCACCCTCACCGCGTTCACGGAAGCCAATACCCGCACCGTGCATCTGGTCGGAACGCACGGCGAGATTCACGGGCATATGGCGAAAGGCGAAGTGGTCGTCGCGGATTTCCGTCACCGGACGCAGGAGGTGATCACCTTGAGTGACGTGACCAGTGACGGGCACGGTGGAGGGGACCGCGCGCTGCTCCTGAACTTCATTGACCTGCTCGAGCGGTACCGGCGCGGTGAACTGGTCACCAGCCTGACGGCGTTTCACGAGGCGCTCGACTCGCACAGCATGGCGTTCCGCGCACACCAGGCAGCTTCTCGAAACGCTCGCCTCGGCCCTGTGAACTGA
- a CDS encoding gamma-glutamyltransferase family protein → MVATSQPLATQAGLFVLREGGNAIDAAIATAAALTVVEPTSNGIGGDAFALVWSGGKLSGLNGSGRAPRKLSHDVLPDGGLPTHGWLPVTVPGAPRAWADLHSRFGRLPFERLFAPAIGYARNGYPLSPVLARNWRRAIRAFQARGTREFQAWFDTFAPDGFTPVPGAVWRSEGHARTLEAIAQTGGAAFYEGDLAESIDAHARASGGLLRGEDLAAHRSEWVKPIQTCYQGHLVHEIPPNGQGIAALIALGILDGLPLPDQRDSAEGLHLQIEAMKLAFADAHAFVADPQHVRVPVKELLDPAYHARRRAQIGPEALLPQAGDPNAHGTVYLCTADGEGNMVSFIQSNYMGFGSGVVVPGTGIALHNRGHNFHLDPTHPNALAPGKRPYHTIIPGFLSRADGTPVGPFGVMGGFMQPQGHVQVVLNTVRYGMNPQQALDAPRWQWLQGKAVEVEYALGADLARALAARGHDVRVQLEPGSFGRGQIIWRNPETGVLEGGTESRTDGQVAGF, encoded by the coding sequence ATGGTCGCCACGTCCCAGCCGCTCGCCACCCAGGCCGGACTCTTCGTCCTGCGTGAAGGCGGCAACGCCATCGACGCCGCGATTGCGACCGCCGCCGCCCTCACCGTCGTGGAGCCGACCAGCAACGGCATCGGCGGGGACGCCTTTGCCCTGGTCTGGAGCGGAGGGAAGCTCTCCGGCCTCAACGGCTCGGGCCGCGCCCCGCGCAAGCTCAGCCACGACGTCCTCCCCGACGGCGGACTGCCCACGCATGGCTGGCTGCCGGTCACGGTGCCCGGCGCGCCGCGTGCCTGGGCGGACCTCCACAGCCGCTTCGGACGACTCCCCTTCGAACGTCTGTTCGCGCCCGCCATCGGGTATGCCCGGAACGGTTACCCGCTTTCTCCGGTGCTGGCCCGCAACTGGCGGCGGGCCATCCGCGCCTTTCAGGCCCGCGGCACCCGCGAGTTCCAGGCCTGGTTTGACACCTTCGCGCCGGACGGCTTCACGCCCGTGCCCGGTGCCGTATGGCGGAGCGAGGGGCACGCCCGCACACTGGAGGCCATCGCGCAGACGGGGGGCGCGGCCTTCTATGAGGGCGACCTCGCCGAGAGCATCGACGCCCATGCTCGCGCCTCCGGAGGACTGCTACGCGGGGAGGACCTGGCCGCCCACCGCTCCGAGTGGGTAAAGCCGATCCAGACGTGCTACCAGGGCCACCTCGTCCATGAGATTCCCCCCAATGGCCAGGGCATCGCCGCCCTGATCGCCCTGGGTATCCTCGACGGTCTGCCCCTGCCGGATCAGCGGGACAGTGCCGAGGGCCTGCACCTCCAGATCGAGGCGATGAAACTGGCGTTTGCGGACGCCCATGCCTTCGTCGCCGATCCGCAGCACGTGCGCGTCCCGGTGAAGGAGCTGCTCGACCCGGCCTACCACGCGCGCCGCCGTGCCCAGATCGGCCCTGAGGCCCTGCTGCCCCAGGCGGGCGACCCGAACGCGCACGGGACGGTGTACCTCTGCACCGCCGATGGGGAAGGGAACATGGTGAGCTTCATCCAGAGCAACTACATGGGGTTTGGGAGCGGGGTGGTCGTCCCCGGCACCGGCATCGCCCTGCACAACCGGGGGCACAACTTCCACCTCGACCCCACGCACCCCAATGCCCTGGCGCCCGGCAAGCGGCCCTACCACACCATCATCCCCGGGTTCCTGTCCCGGGCGGACGGCACCCCCGTCGGTCCCTTCGGTGTGATGGGCGGCTTCATGCAACCGCAGGGCCACGTCCAGGTGGTCCTGAACACCGTCCGCTACGGGATGAATCCGCAACAGGCCCTCGATGCTCCCCGTTGGCAGTGGCTCCAGGGCAAGGCGGTGGAGGTCGAATACGCCCTGGGGGCTGACCTGGCGCGGGCACTGGCGGCACGTGGACACGACGTCCGGGTACAACTGGAGCCCGGTTCCTTCGGCCGGGGACAGATTATCTGGCGCAACCCTGAGACGGGAGTGCTGGAGGGCGGCACCGAGAGCCGGACCGACGGGCAGGTGGCAGGCTTTTGA
- a CDS encoding ABC transporter ATP-binding protein — protein sequence MSTVEFTNVTKLYGQRPAVANLNLRVGSGELICLLGPSGCGKTTTLRMLAGFITPDAGDIGINERSVLNLGPEARPTALVFQRYTLWPHMNIFHNVAFGLKLRRVPADEIRRKVAGALDLVGLQGLEKRFPAQLSGGQQQRVALARALVIEPQVLLLDEPLSSLDAKLRVQLRQEIRAIQKELGITTVFVTHDQEEAMSVADRIAVMHDGVLQQVEAPGELYARPATEFVARFMGEMNVLPGTQTGSTVRTGRFEFLTDLPASASAGKDLRVAFRPEDVQLGTEGVPGRVMSEIDLGHYRQLILDCGGVTVTAFVSKGQPVRGNHVRVARVLMYAGGQFVSEACAAEPV from the coding sequence GTGTCCACCGTCGAATTCACGAACGTCACCAAACTCTACGGGCAGCGTCCAGCCGTCGCGAATTTGAATCTGCGCGTGGGCAGCGGCGAACTCATCTGCCTGCTCGGCCCCAGCGGGTGCGGCAAGACCACCACGCTGCGGATGCTGGCAGGCTTCATCACCCCCGACGCGGGCGACATCGGCATCAACGAGCGCAGCGTGCTGAACCTCGGCCCCGAAGCCCGGCCGACCGCGCTGGTGTTCCAGCGGTACACCCTGTGGCCGCACATGAACATCTTCCACAATGTCGCGTTCGGCCTGAAGCTGCGCCGCGTGCCCGCCGACGAGATTCGCCGCAAGGTGGCGGGCGCGCTGGACCTCGTCGGCCTGCAAGGCCTGGAGAAGCGCTTTCCCGCGCAGTTGTCGGGCGGCCAGCAGCAGCGTGTCGCGCTCGCGCGGGCTCTCGTGATCGAACCGCAGGTGCTGCTGCTCGACGAGCCCCTCTCCAGCCTGGACGCGAAACTCCGCGTGCAGCTGCGTCAGGAGATTCGCGCCATCCAGAAGGAACTCGGCATCACGACGGTGTTCGTCACGCACGACCAGGAAGAGGCGATGTCCGTCGCGGACCGCATCGCCGTGATGCACGACGGCGTGTTGCAGCAGGTCGAGGCGCCCGGCGAATTGTACGCCCGCCCCGCGACCGAATTCGTCGCCCGCTTTATGGGGGAGATGAACGTCCTTCCGGGCACGCAGACGGGCAGCACCGTCCGCACGGGCCGGTTCGAGTTCCTCACGGATCTCCCGGCCTCGGCGTCCGCTGGCAAGGACCTCCGTGTCGCCTTCCGGCCAGAGGACGTGCAGCTCGGAACCGAGGGGGTGCCTGGCCGCGTCATGTCCGAGATCGACCTGGGGCACTACCGCCAGCTGATCCTCGACTGTGGGGGCGTCACGGTCACGGCGTTCGTCAGCAAGGGACAGCCCGTGCGGGGGAATCACGTCCGGGTCGCGCGCGTCCTGATGTACGCGGGCGGGCAGTTCGTGAGCGAGGCGTGCGCCGCCGAACCTGTATGA
- a CDS encoding ABC transporter permease has product MIQFAIRRLFAALPTLLVVTVLVFGMVQLLPGDPARLLLGEEATPQAVTELRHSLGLDRPVPEQYARWLVNIGQLDFGTSVKDNSSVLGLIADKLPTTIELALFAMLIAALIALPAGMISALHRDSWTDRAFTLFALSGISLPNFFLGILLIYIFSIRLAWIPASGYVPFTQDPAKNLLLLLLPAVTLGVHSAAVLARYLRSSMLETLSQDYVRTAHAKGITRQRVVLKHGLRNALVPVITAFGLQLGGLLGGAVITEQIFSVPGFGRLLVDAVFTRDLPVIQGVVLVSAVAVFLVSFLVDLTYAAVDPRIRYH; this is encoded by the coding sequence GTGATTCAGTTCGCCATCCGACGACTCTTCGCTGCCCTGCCGACCCTGCTGGTCGTGACGGTCCTGGTGTTCGGCATGGTGCAGCTCCTCCCGGGGGACCCGGCCCGCCTGCTCCTGGGGGAGGAAGCCACGCCCCAGGCCGTGACGGAACTCCGCCACTCGCTGGGCCTCGACCGGCCCGTGCCCGAACAGTACGCCCGCTGGCTGGTGAATATCGGCCAGCTCGACTTCGGCACCAGCGTCAAGGACAACAGCAGCGTGCTGGGCCTGATCGCCGACAAGCTGCCCACCACCATCGAACTCGCGCTGTTCGCGATGCTGATCGCCGCCTTGATCGCGCTGCCCGCCGGGATGATCAGCGCCCTGCACCGTGACTCCTGGACCGACCGGGCCTTCACGCTCTTCGCCCTGTCGGGCATCAGCCTCCCGAACTTCTTCCTGGGGATTCTGCTGATCTATATCTTCAGCATCCGCCTCGCCTGGATTCCCGCCAGCGGGTACGTGCCGTTCACGCAGGACCCCGCCAAGAACCTGCTGCTGCTGCTGCTGCCCGCCGTGACGCTCGGCGTGCATTCGGCGGCGGTGCTCGCCCGCTACCTGCGTTCCAGCATGCTCGAAACGCTGTCGCAGGACTACGTCCGCACCGCCCACGCCAAGGGCATCACCCGGCAGCGGGTCGTCCTCAAGCACGGCCTGCGCAATGCCCTGGTCCCGGTCATCACCGCGTTCGGCCTGCAACTCGGCGGGCTGCTGGGCGGGGCCGTCATCACCGAGCAGATCTTCAGCGTGCCCGGCTTCGGGCGCCTGCTGGTCGACGCCGTGTTCACGCGCGACCTCCCCGTCATTCAGGGGGTCGTGCTGGTCTCGGCGGTGGCCGTGTTCCTCGTGAGCTTCCTGGTCGACCTCACGTACGCCGCGGTCGATCCGCGGATCAGGTACCACTGA
- a CDS encoding ABC transporter permease: MVRAHRWSAVSRARSKEALVGLLLVAPPTLVLLFLVVIPAWQAVTFSLGIVPADNVAYNSSLNLIRSDTPTLAVFRRLFATRSFTQNLGLTFFVTFATMTLLTLVSYALALYARFNRGRLSGLVRTLYLIPMFVPAIIAGYALTIFYGDHGVFQAALNRMGLPYHSPIGAGWGIVLGQLWVSIPFAVLMLSSGLDGVAEEQVEVARDAGASFWVILWRILLPLNFIPLLIVLTFTFIGVFGSFTIPYLLGGNAPQMLGVSMQLNFSAFRQQQIAVALAVFSFLVCAVAGYLYVYATTRRQQGAA, translated from the coding sequence ATGGTACGAGCGCATCGCTGGTCGGCAGTAAGCCGGGCGCGCAGCAAGGAGGCCCTCGTCGGCCTCCTTCTCGTCGCGCCACCCACGCTGGTCCTGCTGTTCCTGGTGGTTATCCCCGCCTGGCAGGCCGTCACGTTCTCGCTCGGGATCGTCCCGGCGGATAACGTCGCGTACAACAGCAGCCTCAACCTGATCCGCAGCGACACGCCCACCCTGGCCGTTTTCAGGCGGCTGTTTGCCACGCGGTCGTTCACCCAGAACCTGGGCCTCACGTTCTTCGTCACCTTCGCGACGATGACGCTCCTCACGCTGGTCAGTTACGCCCTCGCGCTGTACGCCCGCTTCAACCGGGGACGCCTGTCCGGGCTGGTGCGCACCCTGTACCTGATTCCCATGTTCGTGCCCGCCATCATCGCCGGATACGCCCTGACCATCTTCTACGGGGATCACGGGGTGTTTCAGGCGGCCCTCAACCGGATGGGCCTGCCGTACCACTCGCCCATCGGGGCGGGCTGGGGCATCGTGCTGGGGCAGCTGTGGGTCAGTATTCCCTTCGCGGTGCTCATGCTGTCCAGCGGCCTTGACGGCGTGGCAGAGGAGCAGGTCGAGGTGGCGCGGGACGCGGGGGCCAGCTTCTGGGTGATCCTGTGGCGGATCCTGCTGCCGCTGAACTTCATTCCGCTGCTCATCGTGCTGACCTTCACCTTCATCGGCGTGTTCGGCAGCTTCACCATCCCGTACCTGCTGGGCGGCAACGCGCCGCAGATGCTGGGGGTGAGCATGCAGCTCAACTTCAGCGCGTTCCGCCAGCAGCAGATCGCCGTGGCGCTCGCCGTGTTCAGCTTCCTCGTGTGTGCCGTGGCCGGTTACCTCTACGTGTACGCCACCACCCGGCGGCAGCAAGGAGCGGCATGA
- a CDS encoding GNAT family N-acetyltransferase, with amino-acid sequence MFEIRLASPADRAALYRICLETADSGADGTHLYQDPLLVGHLYAGPYLEFAPEYVFVLEDDAGVCGYVLGVLDTSTFETRLEHDWRPALRAQYLDPVNVRPQERTPDEGLMHLIHHPPVPDPGVLSEYPSHLHIDLLPRGQGKGQGRQLLERLFSALREAGSPGVHLGVGGRNTRAQSFYRHLGFSELRGFSDGGLILGLKL; translated from the coding sequence ATGTTCGAAATCCGTCTCGCCTCACCTGCCGACCGGGCGGCTCTCTACCGCATCTGCCTGGAAACCGCCGACAGCGGAGCGGACGGCACGCACCTGTACCAGGACCCGCTGCTGGTCGGTCACCTCTACGCCGGACCCTACCTGGAATTCGCGCCCGAGTACGTCTTCGTGCTGGAAGACGACGCCGGGGTGTGCGGCTACGTGCTCGGCGTGCTCGACACCTCCACCTTCGAGACGCGCCTGGAACATGATTGGCGTCCCGCCCTGCGGGCGCAGTACCTGGACCCGGTGAATGTGCGGCCCCAGGAGCGCACCCCGGACGAGGGTCTGATGCACCTTATCCATCATCCCCCTGTCCCTGATCCCGGGGTGCTGAGCGAATACCCCTCGCACCTGCACATCGACCTGCTGCCCCGTGGGCAAGGGAAGGGTCAGGGACGCCAGCTCTTGGAGCGCCTCTTCTCAGCGCTCCGTGAGGCGGGTTCACCGGGCGTCCACCTGGGCGTGGGGGGCCGGAACACACGTGCCCAGAGCTTTTACCGCCACCTGGGCTTCAGCGAGTTGCGGGGCTTCTCTGATGGCGGGCTCATCCTGGGCTTGAAGCTGTAG
- the nikC gene encoding nickel transporter permease: protein MQQAPLVSTAPRVRRPRLGKPVRRFLQNRLAVIGAVLLLVFGLLALFAPWVSPYDPAQVFFTDLRSPPSAQHLFGTDELGRDILSRVLYGARVSLSAALVSVVGALVAGTVLGLMAGYLRGWVDEVIMRVVDAMLALPFLVLAIALAAMLGPSLQNTMIAIAIVTTPAFARITRGEVLAQREREYVQAAQALGASDPRLVFRHLLPNISGALIVQTSLAIAGAVLAESSLSFLGLGVQPPAPSWGSMLNAARGFLADAPWMSVFPGLAIFLTVLAFNLVGDGLREAIDPRSR, encoded by the coding sequence ATGCAACAGGCCCCCCTGGTTTCCACCGCGCCCCGCGTGCGCCGCCCGCGCCTGGGCAAACCCGTCCGGCGCTTCCTCCAGAACCGGCTCGCGGTGATCGGCGCCGTCCTGCTGCTGGTGTTCGGCCTGCTCGCCCTGTTCGCCCCGTGGGTCAGCCCCTACGATCCCGCCCAGGTCTTCTTCACCGATCTGCGCTCCCCGCCCAGTGCCCAGCATCTGTTCGGCACCGACGAACTTGGCCGCGACATCCTCAGCCGCGTGCTGTACGGCGCCCGCGTCTCCCTCAGCGCCGCCCTGGTGAGTGTGGTGGGTGCCCTGGTCGCCGGGACCGTGCTGGGGTTGATGGCCGGGTACCTGCGTGGCTGGGTGGATGAAGTCATCATGCGCGTCGTGGACGCCATGCTGGCCCTGCCGTTCCTGGTGCTGGCCATCGCGCTCGCGGCGATGCTCGGCCCCAGCCTCCAGAACACCATGATCGCCATCGCCATCGTCACGACGCCCGCCTTCGCCCGCATCACGCGCGGCGAGGTGCTCGCGCAACGCGAACGCGAGTACGTGCAGGCCGCGCAGGCGCTCGGGGCCAGTGACCCGCGCCTGGTGTTCCGTCACCTGCTGCCCAACATCAGCGGCGCCCTGATCGTGCAGACGTCGCTGGCGATCGCGGGGGCCGTCCTGGCCGAGTCCAGCCTGTCCTTCCTGGGCCTGGGCGTGCAGCCCCCGGCGCCCTCCTGGGGGTCGATGCTGAATGCCGCGCGTGGGTTCCTCGCCGACGCGCCCTGGATGAGCGTCTTCCCCGGCCTGGCGATCTTCCTGACGGTGCTCGCCTTCAACCTCGTCGGTGACGGGCTGCGTGAAGCCATCGACCCCCGCAGCCGCTGA
- a CDS encoding extracellular solute-binding protein, whose protein sequence is MKKSAWGRSKAPWLVTALLLASVGPQVAAQNEPITLNFYSEGDVNVQDLWQKTLIPMYQKAHPNIKINLVFSAHGTSSQSTLDRMAGAQKANKPSGVDLLEGNVPDAGEAGLLEKLDTRKVPLLSRVEPNTLARAQSYGVPYRGSSVVLAYDSNRVKNPPQTLDALIAWINKNPGQFTYNAPDSGGSGNAFVTRILRLGIDPASSSFFETDYDASKEKQWDKGFALLKQLAPNLYNGGQYSKNNVETLQLLGKGAIAMGPVWSDQALSYMKQGLLPPNIKLVQIRPAFYGGSSYVGVSKDSQNKQAAYDFLNWLLSSDVQAIVADQMNGYPGVRLQYMPKEVQTKYGSIAKDFSFNFSSKFNSDMNRLWYERIAGRQ, encoded by the coding sequence ATGAAAAAATCAGCATGGGGACGGTCAAAAGCACCGTGGCTCGTCACGGCTCTCCTCCTCGCGAGTGTCGGCCCGCAAGTCGCCGCTCAGAACGAACCCATCACCCTCAACTTCTATTCGGAGGGTGACGTCAACGTGCAGGATCTGTGGCAGAAGACGCTGATTCCCATGTATCAGAAGGCGCACCCGAACATCAAGATCAACCTGGTGTTCTCCGCGCACGGCACGTCCTCGCAGTCGACCCTGGACCGTATGGCAGGTGCGCAGAAGGCGAACAAGCCCTCAGGCGTGGACCTGCTGGAAGGCAACGTGCCCGACGCTGGCGAGGCTGGCCTGCTGGAAAAACTCGACACCCGGAAGGTTCCCCTCCTGAGCCGCGTGGAACCCAACACGCTGGCGCGCGCACAATCCTACGGGGTGCCCTACCGTGGCAGCAGCGTCGTGCTGGCGTATGACAGTAACCGCGTCAAGAACCCGCCCCAAACGCTCGACGCCCTGATCGCCTGGATCAACAAGAACCCCGGGCAATTCACGTACAACGCACCCGACTCGGGTGGGAGCGGCAACGCTTTCGTGACGCGCATCCTGCGCCTCGGAATCGATCCGGCCTCGTCCTCATTCTTCGAAACGGATTACGACGCCAGCAAGGAAAAACAGTGGGACAAGGGCTTCGCGCTGCTCAAGCAGCTTGCCCCGAACCTGTACAACGGCGGCCAGTACAGCAAGAACAACGTCGAGACACTGCAACTCCTGGGGAAGGGGGCCATCGCCATGGGTCCCGTCTGGTCGGACCAGGCGCTCAGCTACATGAAGCAGGGCCTGTTGCCGCCCAACATCAAGCTGGTGCAGATCCGCCCGGCGTTCTACGGCGGCTCGTCATACGTCGGTGTGTCGAAGGACAGCCAGAACAAGCAGGCGGCGTACGACTTCCTGAACTGGCTGCTCAGTTCGGATGTGCAGGCCATCGTGGCTGACCAGATGAACGGTTATCCCGGCGTGCGCCTCCAGTACATGCCGAAAGAAGTCCAGACGAAGTACGGCTCCATCGCGAAGGACTTCAGCTTCAACTTCAGCAGCAAGTTCAACAGCGACATGAACCGGCTATGGTACGAGCGCATCGCTGGTCGGCAGTAA
- a CDS encoding ABC transporter permease encodes MKPTSWFWHYPPLRKALTIIMLAVFGAFLLLPLVSLLLWAVAERWNYPGLIPQQFGLRWWSWIFTNADIGKAARWSALTAPTVTLVSAAVCLPAAYAFARFDFPLKRVLYVSLLASNAFPKIGLYIVIAAFFFQLNLIGTFWGVVLVQLINTLVYMTWIPAASFAAVPRELEEAARDLGASPLKVFFTVTLPFAMPGIIVAVILTFLGSLDESQATLVVGAPEITTLPILMYTLVSSYPEPVGAVFSVLLALPSVVLLLLARKYLLGGYLAAGFKGG; translated from the coding sequence ATGAAGCCGACCAGCTGGTTCTGGCACTACCCCCCCCTCCGGAAGGCCCTGACGATCATCATGCTGGCCGTGTTCGGCGCCTTCCTGCTGTTGCCGCTCGTGAGCCTGCTGCTGTGGGCCGTGGCGGAACGCTGGAATTACCCCGGGCTCATCCCGCAGCAGTTCGGCCTGCGTTGGTGGAGCTGGATCTTCACGAACGCCGACATCGGCAAGGCCGCCCGCTGGAGCGCCCTCACGGCGCCGACCGTCACGCTCGTCTCGGCCGCCGTGTGCCTGCCCGCCGCGTACGCGTTCGCGCGCTTCGATTTCCCCCTCAAGCGCGTCCTGTACGTCTCGCTGCTCGCGTCGAACGCCTTCCCGAAGATCGGGTTGTACATCGTCATCGCGGCGTTCTTCTTCCAGCTGAATCTCATCGGGACCTTCTGGGGCGTCGTCCTCGTGCAACTCATCAACACGCTCGTGTACATGACGTGGATTCCCGCGGCGAGCTTCGCCGCCGTGCCCCGCGAGCTGGAGGAGGCCGCGCGTGACCTGGGCGCCAGCCCACTCAAGGTCTTCTTCACGGTGACGCTGCCGTTCGCGATGCCCGGCATCATCGTGGCGGTCATCCTGACGTTCCTCGGCTCGCTGGACGAATCCCAGGCGACGCTCGTGGTCGGCGCGCCGGAAATCACGACCCTGCCCATCCTCATGTACACCCTGGTGTCCAGCTACCCGGAGCCGGTCGGGGCCGTGTTCAGCGTGCTGCTGGCGTTGCCGTCGGTCGTGCTGCTGCTCCTCGCCCGCAAGTACCTCCTGGGGGGGTACCTCGCTGCTGGCTTCAAAGGAGGATGA